From one Leishmania infantum JPCM5 genome chromosome 29 genomic stretch:
- a CDS encoding putative Tob55 encodes MTDTTQQTVNICEDDLSAALKMPIRAHVRLVGIERTHPDVVARDLETIKRCRTMQEAVEAITEIRSRWISAGIFRNVKYNFEPTADGERNDICVRLDVIEEKPKKSIGVFTTDASIPEITVALENILGGRYSVKGNYIPPASRIHSISFSFLSNVPLIGQSAEYYIGRKTENKTYHLANSERVEEVKATTTNRKGKLASEFSVGLQRRTLLTKHMKNIPVEDAVDFSATDKGYARHQLTMTDVAHHANPFLYNMYPLPIYGSQISLCNEFAGGPMGGDFTFLKSEFQGSKYIPLGPFFSLQLSAKLAGIYPFFGSRIPLNDRLFLSNCHVRGFKSVGPSTFDWGGNASRFAATGGNALWATSLSLNFPFLFFPNNGIASMHLFANAGHVRMMESLDALKDGYRWLRDCACSVGAGIVITRIPIFGVAPSGRFELNMSIPLGIDKQGNIVCRNGPKSLFDRFRFGLVWSFSSSF; translated from the coding sequence ATGACCGACACTACGCAACAGACGGTGAACATTTGTGAGGATGACCTCAGTGCGGCATTAAAAATGCCCAttcgcgcgcacgtgcgacTGGTGGGCATCGAGAGGACGCACCCGGATGTCGTGGCCAGAGATCTAGAAACAATCAAACGGTGCCGAACTATGCAAGAGGCTGTTGAAGCAATTACAGAAATTCGCAGTCGGTGGATCTCTGCAGGTATTTTTCGGAACGTAAAGTATAATTTTGAACCCACTGCAGATGGAGAGCGAAACGATATCTGTGTTCGGTTAGACGTTATCGAAGAGAAGCCCAAAAAGAGTATCGGTGTCTTCACCACGGACGCTTCCATTCCAGAAATCACGGTGGCCCTCGAGAACATATTGGGCGGCCGGTACTCCGTCAAAGGTAACTACATTCCCCCCGCTTCCCGAATTCATTCGATatcgttttcttttctttccaATGTCCCACTCATCGGCCAAAGCGCTGAATATTATATTGGAAGGAAAACGGAAAACAAAACATACCATCTGGCAAACTCTGAGCGCGTGGAGGAGGTAAAGGCAACTACCACAAACCGAAAAGGTAAACTTGCATCTGAGTTTTCTGTCGGGTTACAGCGGAGGACCTTATTAACAAAGCACATGAAAAATATTCCTGTGGAGGACGCGGTCGATTTTTCGGCGACAGATAAAGGCTACGCCCGGCACCAGCTCACCATGACAGACGTCGCTCACCACGCCAACCCGTTCCTCTACAATATGTACCCGCTTCCCATTTATGGGAGTCAGATCAGCCTTTGCAATGAATTTGCCGGTGGCCCGATGGGCGGTGATTTTACATTTCTGAAAAGTGAGTTTCAGGGATCAAAGTACATCCCACTTGGGCCTTTTTTTAGTCTGCAGCTAAGCGCAAAGCTCGCAGGAATTTACCCCTTTTTCGGAAGTCGTATTCCTCTGAATGACCGACTATTCCTGTCCAATTGCCACGTTCGCGGGTTCAAGTCAGTCGGACCCTCTACATTCGATTGGGGAGGCAATGCTAGTCGTTTTGCGGCAACTGGAGGCAATGCTCTGTGGGCGACGTCACTAAGTCTGAACTttccgtttcttttttttcccaaCAATGGGATCGCTTCAATGCACCTTTTTGCGAACGCAGGCCATGTGCGCATGATGGAGTCTCTCGATGCACTCAAGGACGGCTACCGTTGGTTGCGGGACTGTGCATGTTCCGTTGGTGCCGGAATTGTAATTACGCGGATACCCATCTTCGGCGTCGCACCGAGTGGACGCTTTGAACTAAACATGTCTATTCCTCTTGGTATTGACAAGCAGGGTAATATAGTTTGCCGCAACGGTCCCAAAAGTTTGTTTGATCGGTTCCGGTTTGGTTTGGTCTGGTCATTCAGTTCCTCGTTCTAG
- a CDS encoding putative fumarate hydratase, protein MSLCDHCEIGCRRAGIKDIEDASAVNADFHFSAIFQPTDPHHHQTEFAKVEGSEKYVEEVEVFGRKVLKVNPEALTILAHRAFSDVHHFFRKDHLEGWRRAIEDPEASDNDRYVAMTLLKNACIAAGRVLPSCQDTGTAIVLGKRGELCWTGGEDEKYLSKGIWNAYRYHNLRYSQTAALDMFKECNTGDNLPAQLDLLAVPGSDYEFLFIAKGGGSANKAYLYQETKALLNPKSLRAFIEEKLKTLGTAACPPYHIALVIGGTSAEMTMKTVKLASCRYYDSLPTTGDKYGRAFRDPEWEKIVMEVAQKSGIGAQFGGKYFAHQARVIRLPRHGASCPVGLAVSCSADRQILAHINKSGIYIEQLEQNPAQYLPDIPEVRLSTTSVNVDLKRPIDEVRQQLSQYPVGTRVMLNGTLIVARDIAHAKIKEMMDNGEPLPEYMKTSPIYYAGPAKTPEGHASGSFGPTTAGRMDSYVDLFQSHGGSYITLAKGNRSKQVTDACKKHGGFYLGSIGGPAAILAKDSIKEVTCLAFPELGMEAVWKIEVEDFPAFIVVDDKGNDMYSKTLA, encoded by the coding sequence ATGTCTCTGTGCGACCATTGCGAGATCgggtgccgccgtgcggGCATCAAGGACATCGAGGACGCGTCCGCTGTCAACGCAGACTTCCACTTCTCCGCCATCTTTCAGCCCACCGacccgcaccaccaccaaacCGAGTTCGCCAAGGTCGAGGGGAGCGAGAAGtacgtggaggaggtggaggtgtTCGGGCGCAAGGTGCTGAAAGTGAACCCCGAGGCCCTCACTATCCTCGCCCACCGCGCCTTCTCGGATGTGCACCACTTCTTCCGCAAGGACCACCTGGAGGGTTGGCGTCGCGCCATCGAGGACCCCGAGGCCTCCGACAACGACCGCTACGTCGCCATGACGCTGTTGAAGAACGCCTGCATCGCGGCAGGTCGggtgctgccgtcgtgcCAGGATACCGGCACGGCCATCGTGCTCGGCAAGCGTGGCGAGCTCTGCTGGACCGGGGGCGAGGATGAGAAGTACTTGTCCAAGGGTATATGGAACGCCTACAGGTACCACAACCTGCGTTACAGCCAGACTGCCGCGCTGGACATGTTCAAGGAGTGCAACACCGGCGACAATCTTCCCGCCCAGCTCGACCTGCTCGCGGTGCCCGGAAGCGACTACGAGTTCCTCTTCATTGCCAAgggcggcggctcggcaaACAAGGCGTACCTGTACCAGGAAACCAAGGCGTTGCTGAACCCCAAATCGCTGCGCGCCTTCATCGAGGAGAAGCTCAAGACCCTCGGCACGGCTGCCTGCCCGCCGTACCACATCGCCCTCGTCATCGGCGGCACGAGCGCGGAGATGACCATGAAGACGGTGAAGCTGGCCAGTTGCCGCTACTACGACTCGCTCCCGACCACTGGCGACAAGTACGGCCGCGCCTTTCGCGACCCTGAGTGGGAGAAGATCGTGATGGAGGTGGCGCAGAAGAGCGGGATTGGAGCGCAGTTTGGTGGCAAGTACTTCGCCCACCAGGCGCGCGTGATTCGGCTGCCCCGCCACGGTGCCTCCTGCCCAGTGGGCCTTGCGGTGTCTTGCAGCGCTGATCGCCAGATTCTTGCGCACATCAACAAGAGCGGCATCTACATTGAGCAGCTTGAGCAGAACCCGGCGCAGTACCTGCCCGACATCCCGGAAGTGCGCCTGAGCACCACGAGCGTGAACGTCGACCTGAAGCGCCCCATCGACGaagtgcgccagcagctcagCCAATACCCGGTCGGTACCCGTGTGATGCTTAACGGCACCCTCATCGTGGCCCGCGATATTGCCCACGCCAAGATCAAGGAGATGATGGATAACGGCGAGCCGCTGCCAGAGTACATGAAGACGTCGCCTATTTACTACGCCGGGCCCGCCAAGACGCCGGAGGGCCACGCCTCTGGTTCCTTTGGCCCGACGACGGCCGGCCGCATGGACTCCTACGTCGATCTCTTTCAgtcgcacggcggcagctacATCACGCTCGCCAAGGGCAACCGCAGCAAGCAGGTGACGGACGCGTGCAAGAAGCACGGTGGCTTCTACCTCGGCAGCATTGGCGGTCCAGCGGCCATACTCGCCAAGGACTCGATCAAGGAGGTAACATGCCTCGCCTTCCCGGAACTCGGCATGGAGGCGGTGTGGAAGATCGAGGTCGAGGACTTCCCTGCGTTCATTGTCGTCGATGACAAGGGAAACGACATGTACTCGAAGACGCTTGCGTGA
- a CDS encoding putative protein farnesyltransferase alpha subunit — protein MDIAGAMQRSSRTSSPSSVSSWTAASSDCSQDPEDGERLYELACVETFMPLAADVTPADESLGASPEHPVAKINYPPNFSFIYGVYRALRGQLEYTPTLPPCGERCGGGELPPVIHAIRTSAARWFLLLAFALRQCTSNYTVWKDRRDVLMSPAVLEQATRDALPELPIPAAILSCTASEADKQEALREMDEKQTKLRLTSQHWLPARADIAWEGRLSPWRAVRWELTTVGCFTRLYHKNFQVWHHRKELLAYALQQSPSHVRCGVDAAATDEKLEQQVEDSSPFVPLLASEATFNDYLRRHDGLDFAAVDERPTLRAVLCNEDGKNYHAWLHLSWYLHAFSFLLTPPSRKALDEHAMVATAAAADQALRFTPRPDWITTSEGAAPPALRPTLPPSPLTEELQFTAQLICQDCRNNSAWCHRFALFREALLRPLWRQVCSEACTSSVGAPTNSENWPGTLRDICAVELNYSLQWLYVDPTNEAAYAHARSVALLFHTLLMRWHVWAAEHASRDGSEELQRYLTDAPLLTPVALANSETCADADAGTVSPSTPLVDLLRDRQRCVRWDAYVESFALMRHMQRVLHTVVRLRVTELEAQTARVLRLAAANNTRSSSQQAPKSEAIAELKILYESSSQYMLDNFHQVDTAQYLACQAMLEEMWLTYMNAAQRRGVQQLRPSEAYREGLQPEWLKPCPWDEPKTSAMDAGKQEDRQDAVVLDFLAYEAAALSKAKQLTVADPIRLKYWKHEVLNVMYRGYGMSV, from the coding sequence ATGGACATTGCAGGCGCGATGCAGCGTTCGAGCCGCACATCCTCCCCGTCCTCAGTATCGTCCTGGACGGCTGCCTCCTCCGATTGCTCGCAGGACCCCGAGGATGGGGAGCGGCTTTATGAGCTCGCCTGCGTCGAGACCTTCATGCCGCTTGCCGCGGACGTGACACCAGCAGACGAGAGTCTTGGTGCATCGCCAGAGCACCCCGTCGCGAAAATTAACTATCCGCCGAACTTCAGCTTCATCTACGGCGTATACCGTGCACTTCGAGGTCAACTGGAGTACACCCCAACGCTCCCGCCCTGCGGTGAGCGATGTGGGGGTGGTGAGCTGCCTCCTGTAATTCATGCCATTCGCACCTCAGCGGCACGCTGGTTTCTTCTGCTGGCCTTTGCACTTCGCCAGTGCACCTCCAACTACACCGTCTGGAAAGACCGACGCGATGTGCTCATGTCCCCTGCGGTGTTGGAGCAAGCGACCCGTGACGCGCTGCCGGAACTTCCGATACCGGCCGCCATCCTttcctgcaccgcctcggaGGCAGACAAGCAAGAGGCGCTACGGGAGATGGACGAAAAGCAGACGAAGCTGAGGCTGACGTCACAGCACTGGCTCCCTGCGCGCGCCGACATTGCGTGGGAAGGTCGGCTGAGCCCGTGGCGTGCGGTGCGCTGGGAACTGACGACGGTCGGTTGCTTCACCCGGCTGTACCACAAGAACTTTCAGGTGTGGCACCACCGaaaggagctgctggcgtaCGCTCTCCAGCAGAGCCCCTCTCACGTCCGATGCGGTGTGGACGCCGCGGCCACGGATGAaaagctggagcagcaggtgGAGGACAGCAGTCCGTTTGTGCCCCTATTGGCGAGTGAGGCAACATTTAACGATTACCTGCGCCGTCATGACGGCCTCGACTTTGCCGCGGTCGACGAACGGCCGACGTTGCGCGCGGTGCTGTGCAATGAGGATGGGAAAAACTATCATGCCTGGCTGCACCTGTCATGGTACTTGCATGCCTTCTCCTTCCtgctgacgccgccgtcgcggaaGGCCCTGGATGAGCACGCAATGGTGGCtacggcagccgcagctgatCAAGCTCTGCGCTTTACGCCGCGACCCGACTGGATCACTACCTCGgagggcgcagcgccgccggcactgCGCCCCACCCTACCACCAAGTCCACTCaccgaggagctgcagttCACAGCGCAGCTTATCTGTCAAGACTGCCGCAACAACTCTGCGTGGTGTCACCGCTTCGCCCTCTTTAGGGAAGCCCTGCTTCGTCCTCTCTGGCGGCAGGTCTGCTCCGAGGCTTGCACCAGTTCGGTCGGCGCACCCACCAACAGCGAGAACTGGCCGGGCACCCTGCGAGACATTTGTGCAGTGGAGCTGAATTACTCGCTGCAGTGGTTGTATGTGGACCCAACGAACGAGGCCGCCTACGCCCACGCCCGCTCcgttgccctcctcttccacacACTTCTCATGCGATGGCACGTGTGGGCGGCAGAGCACGCCAGCAGGGACGGTAGTGAGGAGCTTCAGCGGTACCTCACCGACGCCCCATTGCTCACCCCGGTCGCACTGGCGAACTCCGAAAcgtgcgccgacgccgacgccggcaccgtcAGCCCCTCCACGCCACTTGTGGATCTCCTCCGTGACCGCCAACGCTGTGTTCGGTGGGACGCCTACGTGGAGAGCTTTGCCCTGATGCGGCACATGCAGCGGGTGCTGCACACTGTCGTCCGGCTCCGGGTtaccgagctggaggcgcagacggcgcGCGTCTTgcgcttggcggcggcgaacaaCACGAGAAGCTCATCGCAGCAGGCACCCAAGTCTGAGGCGATTGCCGAGCTGAAGATTCTCTACGAGAGCAGCTCACAGTACATGCTGGATAACTTCCACCAGGTCGACACAGCGCAGTACTTGGCCTGTCAAGCAATGCTGGAAGAGATGTGGCTGACGTACATGAACGCGGCACAGCGACGcggggtgcagcagcttcgcccGTCGGAGGCGTATCGCGAGGGTCTCCAGCCGGAATGGCTGAAACCCTGTCCATGGGATGAACCGAAGACGAGTGCAATGGACGCAGGCAAGCAGGAAGACCGTCAGGATGCTGTCGTCCTCGACTTCCTGGCCTACGAGGCCGCTGCGTTGAGCAAGGCGAAACAGCTGACGGTGGCGGACCCGATCCGTCTCAAGTACTGGAAGCACGAGGTTCTTAACGTTATGTACCGCGGCTATGGCATGTCTGTCTGA
- the GCVL-1 gene encoding putative dihydrolipoamide dehydrogenase translates to MKRTIFAWTRKFDVCVLGGGPAGIAAAVRAYELGKKACIIEESRIGGADFWNGALQSKTLWEMAKFARYTMGNTSHRFMKSVGELPKIKHSNLLKAITNAAETRETQTLEVLANAEIEVLFGFGSFKTPNSVAVAKKDGTEETVEADYFVIATGAHPRPHPTAVADGKVVFTSDDIMMQPLPKSVVIIGAGVIGCEFASIFANFGVTQVNIIEKSGRILPMEDEDISLFVQTLLEQKGVCFHHHSAMESSSINDGKFHYTLRDVRDNSIHHHVTDSALVSIGRVPAISKLNLEAIGVTVKNNRIDRDEFLRIEPHKHIYACGDTCTRVALVNVAELEGRACIEHMYTPYPEEQLKLKLDNLSTIMFLDQEVAAVGLNEQQCQKMSISYKMARYSYEYVGRALAMGNTRGFIKLVVTNDKKMQVLGVRAVGPHASSIIELASLAIHNRDSAHDLRNLHAVYPAITQGFQECLHMLLGSSILKPDVFPKLVVREWNPPHFEHGRAYAHNK, encoded by the coding sequence ATGAAGCGCACTATCTTTGCATGGACGAGGAAATTCGATGTTTGCGTGCTAGGCGGTGGTCCAGCCGGcatcgccgcggccgtcCGCGCGTACGAACTAGGGAAAAAGGCCTGCATTATTGAAGAGTCCCGTATCGGCGGTGCTGACTTTTGGAATGGCGCGCTGCAGTCCAAGACATTGTGGGAAATGGCGAAATTCGCGCGATACACCATGGGCAACACGTCTCACCGTTTCATGAAGTCCGTTGGCGAGCTTCCAAAGATAAAGCACAGCAACCTCCTCAAGGCCATCACGAACGCCGCCGAAACGCGCGAAACTCAGACGCTGGAGGTTCTCGCCAACGCCGAAATCGAGGTGCTTTTCGGATTCGGTTCTTTTAAGACGCCGAACTCGGTAGCTGTCGCGAAGAAAGATGGCACGGAGGAAACTGTCGAGGCGGATTACTTTGTGATTGCCACAGGTGCCCACCCACGACCTCACCCAactgccgtcgccgacggaAAGGTTGTCTTCACCTCCGATGATATAATGATGCAACCGCTTCCCAAGAGTGTTGTTATTATCGGCGCGGGTGTCATCGGATGTGAGTTCGCGTCAATTTTCGCCAATTTCGGAGTCACGCAAGTGAATATTATTGAAAAAAGCGGCCGTATTTTGCCTATGGAGGACGAAGATATCTCACTCTTCGTACAAACACTTCTTGAGCAAAAAGGTGTTTGTTTTCATCATCACTCCGCGATGGAGAGCAGTAGCATCAATGATGGAAAGTTCCACTACACTCTTAGAGATGTCCGTGACAACTCTATTCATCATCATGTCACGGACAGCGCTCTGGTCTCCATCGGACGCGTGCCAGCCATTTCAAAGCTGAATTTGGAGGCAATCGGCGTCACGGTAAAAAACAACCGCATCGACCGAGACGAATTCCTTCGCATTGAaccacacaaacacatcTATGCTTGTGGAGATACCTGCACGCGTGTCGCCCTCGTCAACGTCGCTGAACTGGAGGGACGTGCATGCATCGAACATATGTACACACCATATCCCGAGGAGCAATTGAAGCTCAAGCTGGACAATCTCTCCACCATCATGTTCCTTGATCAAGAAGTGGCAGCTGTCGGACTAAATGAGCAGCAGTGTCAAAAGATGTCCATCAGCTACAAGATGGCACGATACAGCTACGAATACGTAGGGCGTGCATTAGCTATGGGCAACACGAGAGGTTTTATCAAACTAGTTGTAACAAACGACAAAAAGATGCAAGTTctcggcgtgcgcgcagtgGGTCCCCATGCAAGCAGTATTATTGAGCTCGCATCGCTGGCTATCCACAACCGTGACTCTGCACACGACTTGCGCAATCTTCACGCCGTCTACCCCGCTATCACTCAAGGATTCCAAGAGTGTCTTCATATGCTTTTAGGCTCCTCGATTTTGAAACCTGACGTCTTCCCGAAACTTGTTGTTCGGGAATGGAATCCACCTCATTTCGAGCACGGGCGCGCGTACGCGCACAATAAATGA